Proteins co-encoded in one Bremerella sp. TYQ1 genomic window:
- a CDS encoding carboxypeptidase-like regulatory domain-containing protein — protein MLRQLPLYSCLLLSVLLLTAGCQSGQDFSSVSGQVTMDGKPLADAIVAFDPGSGNRPAIGTTDADGQYQLQYTANQMGTAPGSYTVRISSAASQGEGQPQRRSSIPTKYNEQSELTVEVTPGTNRNVNFELQSK, from the coding sequence ATGTTGCGCCAGCTCCCTCTTTATTCGTGTCTTTTGTTGTCGGTGTTGTTGCTGACGGCCGGCTGCCAATCCGGTCAAGACTTCTCCAGCGTCTCTGGCCAAGTCACGATGGATGGCAAGCCACTTGCCGATGCGATCGTTGCGTTCGATCCCGGCAGTGGCAATCGCCCCGCGATCGGCACAACCGACGCCGACGGCCAGTACCAGTTGCAATACACGGCCAATCAAATGGGCACCGCACCTGGCAGCTACACCGTCAGAATTTCCTCCGCTGCCAGCCAAGGGGAAGGGCAACCACAACGCCGCTCCTCAATTCCCACCAAGTACAACGAACAGTCCGAACTGACCGTCGAAGTCACCCCCGGCACTAACCGCAACGTCAACTTCGAGTTGCAATCGAAGTAA